One window from the genome of Streptomyces sp. NBC_00287 encodes:
- a CDS encoding carboxylesterase/lipase family protein → MSSPSLRHTLARAMAAVAALLLPLTTPLPTARADAGHDSVVVRTDHGWVRGAAGRDGGRVFQGIPFAAPPTGELRWRTPRPVAQWQGVRDATAAAHPCPQLPLRLLPDGGPVLPGESNRTGSTAEDCLYLNVWAPAHTTGRPLPVLVWLHGGGNAYGAGSDYDGSALAPRGMVVVTVNYRLGALGFLAHPALSAESGDRASGDYGLMDQQAALRWVQRNIGAFGGDRNRVTLGGQSAGSADTCAHIVSPTAKGLFQRAIQQSGSCASPGAVTALTLDAAERKGSGFAASAGCPDPTTAAECLRAVPVAELIRTAGTGAASLWGPNTGPRVLPYAPQEAWAEGRVNAVPTLSGNTHDEYRYFTALYVDLLGGGPLTPASYAALIRLQYGERAAAVLDAYPASAYASPNLAYSAVGTDQRFACPARSDSRLYGTRAPVYAYEFADPQAPPFIPAPHTPQGAFHASELAYLFPMDAVRPLTPAQRRLSATMTAYWARFAASGDPNGPGTPSWPRYTPDADRIQVLAPDRVGPTTGFAADHHCAFWPQPASTQWGQPPSTATP, encoded by the coding sequence ATGAGCTCTCCGAGTCTGCGGCACACCCTTGCCCGCGCCATGGCCGCTGTCGCGGCCCTGCTGCTGCCCCTCACCACTCCCCTGCCCACGGCCCGCGCCGACGCCGGCCACGACTCCGTGGTCGTGCGCACCGACCATGGCTGGGTGCGTGGCGCGGCCGGCCGCGACGGCGGGCGGGTGTTCCAGGGGATCCCGTTCGCCGCCCCGCCGACCGGTGAGCTGCGCTGGCGTACGCCGCGACCCGTCGCGCAATGGCAGGGCGTACGGGATGCCACCGCAGCGGCCCACCCGTGTCCCCAACTGCCGTTAAGGCTGCTGCCCGACGGCGGCCCCGTCCTGCCCGGTGAGTCCAACCGCACCGGCAGCACCGCCGAGGACTGCCTGTATCTGAATGTGTGGGCCCCCGCCCACACCACCGGCCGGCCCCTGCCGGTGCTGGTCTGGCTGCACGGCGGCGGCAACGCCTACGGCGCGGGCAGTGACTACGACGGCTCGGCGCTGGCCCCGCGGGGCATGGTCGTGGTGACCGTCAACTACCGTCTCGGAGCACTGGGGTTCCTGGCCCATCCGGCCCTGTCGGCCGAGAGCGGGGACCGCGCCTCCGGGGACTACGGCCTGATGGACCAACAGGCCGCGCTGCGCTGGGTGCAGCGCAATATCGGTGCCTTCGGGGGCGACCGGAACCGGGTGACGCTCGGGGGCCAGTCCGCCGGATCGGCGGACACCTGCGCCCACATCGTCTCGCCGACCGCGAAGGGGCTGTTCCAGCGGGCGATCCAGCAGAGCGGAAGCTGCGCCTCGCCCGGCGCGGTCACTGCGCTCACGCTCGACGCGGCCGAGCGGAAGGGCAGCGGCTTCGCGGCCTCCGCGGGCTGCCCCGACCCGACAACCGCGGCGGAGTGTCTGCGTGCCGTGCCGGTCGCCGAGCTGATCCGCACCGCCGGGACCGGGGCGGCGTCCCTGTGGGGTCCGAACACCGGGCCGCGCGTCCTGCCGTACGCTCCGCAGGAGGCGTGGGCCGAAGGACGCGTGAACGCGGTGCCGACGCTGAGCGGCAACACCCATGACGAGTACCGCTACTTCACCGCTTTGTACGTGGATCTGCTCGGCGGCGGCCCGTTGACTCCCGCGTCGTACGCCGCGCTGATCCGGCTCCAGTACGGTGAGCGCGCGGCCGCGGTCCTCGACGCGTACCCGGCGTCGGCGTATGCCTCTCCCAACCTGGCGTACTCCGCCGTCGGCACCGATCAGCGGTTCGCCTGCCCGGCGCGGTCCGACAGCCGGTTGTACGGCACTCGGGCGCCCGTCTACGCCTACGAGTTCGCCGACCCCCAGGCGCCACCGTTCATCCCGGCACCGCACACACCGCAGGGCGCCTTCCACGCCTCCGAACTGGCCTATCTCTTCCCCATGGACGCGGTGCGGCCCCTGACACCGGCACAGCGCCGCCTGTCCGCGACGATGACCGCCTACTGGGCCCGGTTCGCCGCGAGCGGCGACCCCAACGGGCCCGGAACGCCCTCCTGGCCGCGCTACACGCCCGACGCAGACCGCATCCAGGTACTGGCACCCGACCGGGTCGGCCCCACCACCGGGTTCGCGGCCGATCACCATTGCGCGTTCTGGCCGCAGCCCGCCTCAACTCAGTGGGGGCAGCCACCCTCCACCGCCACACCGTGA